The genomic segment GGCAGGGAGCTGGTATCGTGGGTCACCTGTACCCTTCCAAAGCCAAACATCTTTGTGGCTGTCTGAGCTCTGGGAAGTAGCTGTTTGTGTTTATCCCAGCCTTCCTCTTCCTGACGTAAACTCCCTTGCTTGTTTCTGCCTGCCAGCTCCTTGTTCAGCCTTAAATCTCTCCCCACTCCTCGGCAATCTTTTGTCCCTCACGGCTTCCCAACTGGACAAAGCTCCCACGTCTTCCTGGAAGCTTTTTATTCATGCTATCTTTTCCCTTCCATGATTATCTATTCACTTCATGGCCTTCCAGAGCTTGGGTTCTCTGTTTGCAGTTTATTCATTTGCAACCCTGTAACCTTGATTGGCATACAGCAGGAGCTCAGAAAATATATAGAGAATAAATAAGCCTTTTAGAAACTGCTTCATGACTGTGTCTCAGTTGTCCtggtgtctcactctgctgccacCCAGATCTTGAGGAATATGGGGCCGGTGGATGTCCCGAGCTCCCAGCATTGGGTTGACCACATATTAGTGTGTCTGGTTGGGCTTCCACATGCATTTTAAGCTAAGTTTTCATAGCATCAAAGACATGCCTGCTAAGTTGAAATAAACGAATGTGCTCACACATTTCCTGAGGTTGAGTTAAGTGATAATGTGCAGCCTCAGAGAACACTAACCCTGGAGCCTATCATGCAGGTGTCCATGCTCACCTTGGTCTGGTACCAGGACTCAGCCTCGGCCCGGCTGCGGTTGGCAATGTCCTCGTATTGCGCTTTGACCTCGGCGATGATACTGTCCAGGTCCAGGTTGCGGCTGTTGTCCATGGACAGCACCACTGACGTGTCACTGACCTGGGTCTGCAACTGGGACAGCTCCTGCAGGGCAGTAAACTCAGCATCACCAAGGCATAAGAAGAAGGATCTTAAATCTTCATGGTTGACTACCCATCTAGGTCAGGAATCCTTTCCTTGGTATTCCTGGAAGATTCTCCCAGCTGTTCCCTAGGTATTCCCATTCATCCCCAAAGATCAGTGTGGTGAAAGTCTTTCCCAGCCTTGCTTCTCAAGGCTCCCATCTGTGTGCTTTCCCTGGGCGTAAGGATGGATAAGCATCTTCTGAATTAGAATTGCACAGATTTGAATGTGACATATGTCTGTTCAGTCTGCCAGCATAAAAGCCTTCTTCAAGAGCATCAGGGGACATCTGGGACCCTGCTTCCCCCTGCGCAGTGTGACTCCATCActttccacctctctctctctttccacagACCCAGGTCTCTGCCTTCGGAGGGTTAGCGCTCAGAAGGAGGCATCTTCAAAGGGCAGGAAGCCCCCTGACCAATGAGCTGAGGGGtagcttgctttttttctttttaaatacttttcagggaaggggaagggaacaGGTATGTCTTGATTCCTTGGGAAAGTTACCCAGTGACCTTGAATTTGGGAATCAGTACTCTCTCCTTGCTAGATGTTGTCCTTTCATGGGATGAGGGAGTTCGGGGGAGAAGCATCAGAGCTGGGGTAGTTTAGTATGATAAGGctccaagcagttctccctgGTCCCCCTACCCCCAAGCCCCAGCTTGAAGTATCCAGGCAAGATATTGGGCAGAGGCACTGAGTAAATGAATGACACAATGCatcatccttttctttccagGCCCCAGACCTAGGAGGGACAGAAATACTTGCAGACTCTTACTGCATCAAAGACTGAGTGGAGGAAGTTGATCTCCTCAGGCAGAGATTTGACcttggcctccagctccaccttgTTCATGTAGGCAGCATCTACGTCCTGGAACGACAGCACAGGATGCTTCTTTGAGTCTGCAGCCCCAAGCACTTAGCCCAAAAGAAGCTGAGCAGATTTCTCCCTAGCCCATCTAGTTTGGATTTTAGAAAACTCTGTGTCTGGGGGATTTGGGGTTGGGGATGAGTGATTACTAAGAACTGGGACTTGAATCCCTGAGCTCACAGAAACCCAAGTAGGGCTAATGGGGCCATCAACGTAGAGGGAACATGTTAGGAGGTTTGAACCCTGCAGATATTCTCATGGTTGATGTGACATTTTTTGGGTGGCCCAAGGGTCAGAGGTCAGGTTACCCGACACTCCAGATTCTGTTTTAAACCTTTTCCTTTGAGAGACTTCCCCACTCACCTTTTTCAGGGCTACAAATTCATTCTCAGCAGCCGTGCGCTTGTTAATTTCATCTTCATACCTATAAGGACAGAGGAGGGGGTGTGCTGTTGAGTAAGTTTGCATTGAACTCTTCCTGGGCTGGTGTAGCAAGAGTTAAGAGCCCTGGAATCATTTCCAGCTCTTCTGCTGACCTAGGCGTGACTTTGGGTGATTCACCTAACCTCTATTTCTCCCTCCATAAAAGGGGGAtaatttcttctgctagtttttaataaacttttctaAGAGTAGAAGGTGAGCATGGAActtaaaggaatagaaaaatgtatttaggcAATTCCATCTTTTGATAGATATGCAATGCCAATCTTTAAAATGGTTTTCCACCTCAAGTGTCTGCTGAAATCGTGGAGTAAACTTTTTCTGTTCAGCAGGCTCTTTCAGgtacattttgatatattttcactGAACCTCAGGGTGGCCCCCGAGAGGTATGCTTTTTGTAACTATGGGTAGCTCAAGCTCAGAAATAAGGGCAAGCTGGCTAACGGGTTAGCCTGCGTCAAATCCCTTTCCACTGGATACCTCACCTACTGCAGCCTGGATGATGTGCAGTCAAAAGTTGCCCCCCACAAGGAAGGTCAGATTGCCTCCTTTAAACTCTTCCTTGCTACCTCTCTTCACTCCACAGTGAATGCCATCCTGGAAATGCAAACCATCCCAGTAATTGAGCCCATGTCCAAtggaattaaacaatatactGACTGTGAAATTACATTATGATTTCTAGAGTGAGTAGCAATGTTTTGTCGGATGATGCTGATATCCCTTTGTAGTCATGTGGACAAAAGGAATAGGATCTTCATCAATAGAGATGCATGAGATGAAGGTCCTTGTGTTACCCCACACAGTGCTGTCTCCACCTTGAGGGATAACAGCTACAGTTCCAAAGCTCCCAGCTGATACCGGCATTTGCTCCTTTGCACCTCTCTGATCCTCATACAAAGGAGCCTTAGGATGGCTGTGTGTGGCCAGAAGCCAGTGTTCCACTTACCTGACTTTGAAATCTTCCACAACATCCTGCATGTTCCTCAGCTCAGCTTCAAGCCTGCCCCTCTCGGTGGTGATGCTTTCCAGCTGCCGTCGGAGCTCACTGATATAGGAATCAAAGAGGGGCTCTAGATTCTGCCTCACGGTCCTGGAGCCCTGCTCCTGCAGGAGGGCCCACTTGGTCTCTAGGACCTTGTTTTGCTGCTCCAAGAACCTCAcctggagggaagaagagagaatgaaacCTTGAGAAGTTGGAGAGGCAGAGTCAGACACTCCTATTCataagggagagaagaaaaagatatatttttttcacgTGGCACCCATTGACAATAATGTAACTGACAACTCCAACGCAGAAGGAGGCAGTCCATGGAGCTACCAGAAAGTTCCCTAGGGCTTGCATAGGATTTGGGTGGTGGGGCCTAGAGGCTTCTGTTGGCTGCTTTTGGGTTAAATTTCTCAATACCACCTACTCTGGGTTAGGGTAGTTTGCTGAGCAGCAACTCTCCTGTAGAGAATCAACTAAACTCTTCCCTTGGTGTTGACTGAACCAGCCCGCGTGGTTGTGAAAGAGAGGAAATTTTTGCCAGGTCCTGTGGGGCAAGCTGGCCTGACTTGAAAGGGTCTCAGCCCCTGGGAGGCCTTGCTGAACAGTGCTCATTCCCACAGTGGAGTCGTTTCATTATTGCTCTCCCACCATGGGATGGCCCTTCCAAGAGTTTATTCGATACCAAACCCAAGGGGGTGGATGAAGCCCCTGCTCACCTTGTCGATGAAGGAGGCGAACTTGTTGTTGAGGGTCTTGATCTGCTCGCGCTCCTCGGCCCGTACCCGCTGGATGGTGGGGTCGATTTGCAGGTTGAGAGGAGTCAGGAGACTCTGGTTGACGGTGACCTCTTGGATGCCTCCAGGGGGACACACAGGGAAGCTGGGGCCACTGAAGCCTCCTCCAACTCCACCCCCATAGCCAAATCCACTGTTGACTCCAAACCCACTGCTGGCCCTGCCACCAAAGCCACTTCGGAAACTGCTGCCACACCCACTGATGGAGACCCGCTTGGCACCCCCCAGGTTGTAGAGGCTGCGGCTTCCAAAGCTGGCCCCAGCACTGCTGATCTTTCCCAGGCCCCCATTCCCCGCTGCAGAGCGGGCCACAGAGACAGAGCTGAAGCGAGAGCGGCCAGTTGCTGGGGTGGTGGCCGAGGTGGTGCTGAAGCCCCTGCGGCTGCCAGACTGGAAGGTGATGGAGGACTGCCGAGACATGGTGGGTGAGGAAGTCTGGTGAGAAGGCACCTGAGGTGGGCTGGTGCAGGCAGTGGAGAAGACAGGTGGCTGGGGAGCCCTGAGCCCATGACTTTTATGAGCATCCTGCGGGGGCGGGGCACTGCTAATGGAGAGGGCCTTCTGATGGCATCCCCTGGGCATCCGCCAACCCTGAGCTCACACTCGACATCCCTCGGGAAATGGTGTAAGGGCCACTCGCTGGTTCCCtggcaccccctccccacaacgtGCAAACTCCTTTCCAGTTGCAACTTGATCAGCAGATGAGTAAGAAGCAAGTTAATTGCTTTCCGTCATGTGCTAATGATGCATCTTGTAAAGGACTCAGCAAACGCTGCCTCATTTCTAAACCGCTTTCTTAGGCCTGGGACCAACTCCTTCCTGTCCAAACATCTTGTGTTAATACAAGCCACTGTGCTTCACTGTTTCCTTGGGGTGCTTCCTATTCCCTAAGCATTTTCTCAGCAGCTACTGCCTGGTTCCCCAAGCCCCATCAAGCTATCTTTCCAGACCTTGAAGGTCCTGCTCTGTAATCATCTTCCTTAGTAATCCACCCCTCTTTGATGGCCCCTTTATTCTGCTCTTAATTTTCCATATCTATTGTGTAGGTCACACACGTGGTTTTCTGGagcgtgtgtgtgcctgtgccctGCCCACTGCAATATAATGTGACTCTCAAGGCCAGCCAGCGCTCTGTCTCCTGGGGACAGAGGTTGTGAGGGGCGgaagacttgggtttgaatctcagaCCTGCTCATAGTTGTGGGACCTTGAGCAAGCCATGaaacttttctgtgcctcaacttgcatgtctgtaaaatggggtttgTGATGAATATTCACATGTGAAAACTTTTGCAAGGCCTGATACATGTAAGTGCTGAGTAAATGTCTCTTGAGGCTTCCCTGCTTCTGATACAATGAAGTAATATTAAGGAAGTGCCAAACATGTGTCCATCCTGTGACTAGTCCTATGGGAATTCAAAAGAAACACACTGAACATTATTTACCTTCAACAAGTTCATGGTCCTGTTGGGAAGATAAAACTGTACAAGATGGTGTACCATGAAGCATCACCTCCAGGATGCATTTGAGGCTGCCTATCCCAGAAGTCTTCCAGGCAggtccctcctcctcctgaggACCAAGAATTCCTAGCTCTCCAGTCCTTCATCAAAAGAGCTCCAACAGCTGCACCTAGCAGAGGATTTGTTATTTCCCTGTTTCTCCTGTTAACCTTGTAGATTGTCCCCTACATTCTCCATTAGTCTACAAACCACAAAGAACAC from the Macaca thibetana thibetana isolate TM-01 chromosome 11, ASM2454274v1, whole genome shotgun sequence genome contains:
- the LOC126931041 gene encoding keratin, type II cytoskeletal 75; translation: MPRGCHQKALSISSAPPPQDAHKSHGLRAPQPPVFSTACTSPPQVPSHQTSSPTMSRQSSITFQSGSRRGFSTTSATTPATGRSRFSSVSVARSAAGNGGLGKISSAGASFGSRSLYNLGGAKRVSISGCGSSFRSGFGGRASSGFGVNSGFGYGGGVGGGFSGPSFPVCPPGGIQEVTVNQSLLTPLNLQIDPTIQRVRAEEREQIKTLNNKFASFIDKVRFLEQQNKVLETKWALLQEQGSRTVRQNLEPLFDSYISELRRQLESITTERGRLEAELRNMQDVVEDFKVRYEDEINKRTAAENEFVALKKDVDAAYMNKVELEAKVKSLPEEINFLHSVFDAELSQLQTQVSDTSVVLSMDNSRNLDLDSIIAEVKAQYEDIANRSRAEAESWYQTKYEELQVTAGRHGDDLRNTKQEISEMNRMIQRLRAEIDSIKKQCSSLQTAIADAEQRGELALKDARAKLVDLEEALQKAKQDMARLLREYQELMNIKLALDVEIATYRKLLEGEECRLSGEGVSPVNISVVTSTLSSGYGSGSGIGGGSLGLGGGSGYSFTTSGGHSLGAGLGGSGFSATSNRGLGGSGSSVKFVSTTSSSRKSYKH